In Topomyia yanbarensis strain Yona2022 chromosome 2, ASM3024719v1, whole genome shotgun sequence, one DNA window encodes the following:
- the LOC131679640 gene encoding uncharacterized protein K02A2.6-like, whose product MLERAWQAIAIDFLSAKEFATFQVVVDYYSRYLDVMEMKSTTASSPIEALARIFKEHTYPESIRSDNGPPFTSEQFSQYCASRNIKLVKTISYWLQMNGLVERQNQGILKTLRISKALKSDWRKSLDKYVYMYNTTPHSVTEKAPLEFLTGRPVEDLLPSLRTDLHWNRDEDIRENDAIKNMQEMIYSDHRRHAKDSVS is encoded by the coding sequence ATGCTAGAAAGAGCTTGGCAAGCGATTGCCATTGACTTTTTATCAGCCAAAGAGTTTGCTACTTTCCAAGTCGTAGTGGATTACTACAGCCGATATCTCGATGTGATGGAGATGAAGAGCACGACTGCATCTAGCCCGATCGAAGCGCTTGCGAGGATTTTCAAAGAACATACGTATCCTGAATCAATTCGTTCGGACAACGGTCCGCCGTTCACAAGCGAACAATTTTCTCAATATTGTGCTAGCAGAAACATTAAGTTAGTTAAAACTATATCTTATTGGCTTCAGATGAATGGTTTGGTGGAAAGGCAGAACCAGGGGATTTTGAAGACACTACGGATTTCGAAGGCCCTCAAATCAGACTGGAGGAAGAGTTTAGACAAGTACGTGTATATGTATAACACTACTCCTCATTCAGTTACGGAGAAAGCTCCTTTGGAGTTCCTAACTGGACGGCCGGTTGAAGACCTGTTGCCGTCATTGCGGACAGATCTCCATTGGAACCGAGATGAAGATATTCGAGAAAACGATGCGATAAAGAACATGCAAGAGATGATATATTCGGATCATCGAAGGCATGCAAAAGATTCGGTGTCGTAA